The Streptomyces sp. Alt3 genome has a segment encoding these proteins:
- a CDS encoding MFS transporter: MDGGKPVRRRTPLAAVLAANSISTAGTSLTLIGVPWFVLETTGSAGRAGVVAFCATLPIVVAALIGGPVIDRIGRRRVSVASDAVCGAAVGAVPLLHHAGALEFWMLCALMALNGLAHTPGNTARYVLVPDLAEHAGTTLARAASLFDAVSRGARMVGAALAGVLIAVAGAETVLLLDAATFALSALLVAAGVRGVRAAEPRRDAAPVSLRTYRAELREGYAYLLGNRLLLAVVVMVMFMNGTDQGWNAVLLPVHAEGELGGARDLGLLTALFGAGGLAGALLYGAVGHRFSRRAVFSVCVVLCGAPRFLVAALTGTTLPLAVTMALGGVAGGMLNPILTTVTYERVPEELRSRVSGALTAGCELAMPVGGLAAGLLVEGAGATGALLAMGGVYFLATLSPLVLPAWRDMEGPKERTGGPGSEPEPDSGPEPGSGPASGPDPGSGPEQQPQVSSSGPCPPGPGPAEMTPRSSVS, translated from the coding sequence GTGGACGGGGGGAAGCCGGTTCGGCGCCGTACGCCGCTCGCCGCAGTCCTGGCTGCCAACTCCATATCGACAGCGGGAACTTCGCTCACCCTCATCGGCGTGCCGTGGTTCGTCCTGGAGACCACGGGGAGTGCGGGCCGGGCCGGTGTCGTGGCCTTCTGCGCGACCCTGCCGATCGTCGTCGCCGCCCTGATCGGCGGGCCCGTCATCGACCGGATCGGCCGGCGGCGGGTCTCCGTCGCCTCCGACGCGGTGTGCGGTGCGGCCGTCGGCGCCGTTCCCCTGCTGCACCACGCGGGCGCACTCGAATTCTGGATGCTGTGCGCGCTGATGGCGCTGAACGGGCTCGCGCACACCCCCGGCAACACCGCGCGTTACGTCCTGGTCCCCGACCTCGCCGAACACGCGGGCACCACCCTCGCCCGCGCCGCCAGCCTCTTCGACGCGGTGTCGCGCGGCGCCCGCATGGTCGGCGCGGCACTCGCCGGTGTGCTGATCGCTGTCGCCGGGGCCGAGACGGTACTGCTGCTGGACGCCGCCACGTTCGCGTTGTCGGCCCTGCTGGTGGCGGCCGGCGTACGCGGGGTCCGCGCGGCCGAGCCCCGCAGGGACGCGGCCCCGGTCTCGCTGCGGACGTACCGCGCCGAACTCCGGGAGGGGTACGCCTACCTGCTGGGCAACAGGCTTCTGCTTGCCGTGGTCGTCATGGTGATGTTCATGAACGGCACGGACCAGGGCTGGAACGCCGTCCTGCTGCCCGTGCACGCCGAGGGCGAGCTGGGCGGGGCGAGGGACCTGGGGCTGCTCACCGCTCTGTTCGGGGCGGGCGGACTGGCCGGGGCCCTGCTCTACGGGGCGGTGGGCCACCGGTTCTCCAGGCGGGCCGTCTTCTCGGTGTGCGTGGTGCTGTGCGGCGCCCCCAGGTTCCTGGTCGCCGCGCTGACGGGGACGACCCTGCCGCTCGCGGTGACGATGGCACTGGGCGGCGTCGCCGGCGGCATGCTCAACCCGATCCTGACGACGGTGACGTACGAACGCGTCCCCGAGGAGCTGCGCAGCAGGGTGTCCGGTGCGCTCACCGCGGGCTGCGAGCTCGCCATGCCCGTCGGCGGCCTCGCGGCGGGCCTGCTGGTGGAGGGGGCGGGCGCGACGGGGGCGCTGCTGGCGATGGGCGGTGTGTACTTCCTCGCGACACTGAGCCCGCTGGTCCTCCCGGCGTGGCGGGACATGGAGGGCCCGAAGGAGCGGACCGGCGGACCGGGTTCGGAGCCGGAGCCGGATTCAGGTCCGGAGCCGGGTTCCGGCCCGGCTTCAGGTCCGGACCCGGGTTCAGGCCCTGAGCAGCAGCCGCAGGTCAGCAGCTCGGGACCTTGCCCCCCTGGTCCAGGGCCCGCAGAGATGACACCGCGCTCGTCAGTGTCGTGA
- a CDS encoding ArsR/SmtB family transcription factor produces MPANVPEERPTPYTSDDPRLHHVDTRTLRGLAHPLRIRLLNALREFGPATASGLADRLGESSGATSYHLRQLAAYGFVEDDPERGKGRERWWKAVHSGTVFGRGENFLQHPDPEVRGAIGVVLHEVATTHTQELNTWLGTMGDWSEEWRRTFDLSDFKLRLTPELSLELTEKIHELVNSYRGRVPEDAEGSAVVRTHLHVFPRPTD; encoded by the coding sequence ATGCCTGCGAACGTGCCCGAGGAACGGCCGACCCCTTACACCTCCGACGACCCGAGGCTCCACCACGTCGACACCCGCACCCTGCGCGGTCTCGCCCACCCGCTGCGCATCCGACTGCTGAACGCCCTGCGGGAGTTCGGCCCGGCCACCGCTTCCGGACTCGCCGACCGGCTCGGCGAGTCCAGCGGGGCCACCAGCTACCACCTGCGCCAACTGGCGGCGTACGGCTTCGTCGAGGACGACCCGGAGCGCGGGAAGGGGCGCGAGCGGTGGTGGAAGGCCGTCCACTCGGGCACGGTCTTCGGGCGCGGCGAGAACTTCCTCCAGCACCCGGACCCCGAGGTGCGCGGCGCCATCGGGGTCGTCCTCCACGAGGTGGCGACCACGCACACCCAGGAGCTGAACACCTGGCTCGGGACGATGGGCGACTGGTCCGAGGAATGGCGCCGGACCTTCGACCTCAGTGACTTCAAGCTGCGCCTCACACCGGAACTCTCCCTGGAGCTCACGGAGAAGATCCATGAGCTGGTGAACAGCTACCGGGGCCGTGTCCCCGAGGACGCCGAGGGGTCGGCCGTGGTCCGCACCCACCTGCACGTGTTCCCGCGCCCCACCGACTGA
- a CDS encoding glycine betaine ABC transporter substrate-binding protein — protein MRVRTGLASAAALALLLTGCGLKSGSPLVDDVGPGSLGKGQPLKGASLTVTSKNFSENIILGQIIGLLFKAAGAEVLDRTNLPGSISAREAVVKGEADALYDYTGTAWITYLGHAEPVVDPQKQYEVVRDEDKGNGVTWLPPSTLDNTYALAISKKNNAKYHLKTLSDVAALAKKDPKAVTVCVENEFASRDDGLPGMQKKYGMSLPASNIQKMDAGIIYTQVSKSDSCLLGEVYTTDGRIKAMNLDVMEDDKQFFPNYNAAPAIHTATLDKYPEIAELLAPVTEKLTTQLAQELNSKVDVDGEDPHEVAKDWLLKEGFIKEG, from the coding sequence GTGAGGGTACGTACGGGCCTGGCATCGGCGGCCGCGCTCGCCCTCCTGCTCACGGGGTGCGGGCTGAAGAGCGGATCGCCGCTGGTGGACGACGTGGGACCGGGGTCGCTCGGAAAGGGACAGCCGCTCAAGGGCGCGTCGCTGACGGTGACCTCGAAGAACTTCAGCGAGAACATCATCCTCGGGCAGATCATCGGCCTGCTCTTCAAGGCGGCCGGTGCCGAGGTCCTGGACCGGACGAACCTGCCCGGGTCGATCAGCGCCCGGGAGGCGGTCGTCAAGGGCGAGGCGGACGCGCTGTACGACTACACGGGCACGGCCTGGATCACCTACCTGGGCCACGCGGAGCCGGTCGTCGACCCGCAGAAGCAGTACGAGGTGGTCCGCGACGAGGACAAGGGCAACGGGGTGACCTGGCTCCCGCCGTCCACCCTGGACAACACCTACGCCCTGGCCATCAGCAAGAAGAACAACGCCAAGTACCACCTGAAGACGCTGTCGGACGTGGCCGCGCTCGCGAAGAAGGACCCGAAGGCCGTGACGGTCTGCGTGGAGAACGAGTTCGCCTCCCGCGACGACGGGCTTCCCGGCATGCAGAAGAAGTACGGGATGAGCCTGCCCGCCTCGAACATCCAGAAGATGGACGCCGGGATCATCTACACCCAGGTGTCGAAGTCCGACTCCTGCCTGCTGGGCGAGGTGTACACCACGGACGGCCGGATCAAGGCGATGAACCTGGACGTCATGGAGGACGACAAGCAGTTCTTCCCCAACTACAACGCCGCGCCGGCCATCCACACGGCGACCCTGGACAAGTACCCGGAGATCGCGGAGCTGCTGGCGCCGGTCACCGAGAAGCTGACGACCCAGCTCGCACAGGAGCTGAACTCCAAGGTGGACGTGGACGGGGAGGACCCTCACGAGGTCGCGAAGGACTGGCTGCTGAAGGAAGGATTCATCAAGGAGGGCTGA
- a CDS encoding ABC transporter permease, translating to MTPSHQAPPKGSRPPGEHDVGGHAFRDEEAEPSPPQPAPARRVTWQKLVLVPAVCAVVLVATYLWISQVELDSIAKNSLAGDTVEVRWWQHVRLTAISTFWVLIIAIPLGIAMTRRGLRKAAPGVTTLANIGQATPAIGLLALLVIWLGIGPSTAIIGMVIYAVLPVFSNTVAGLNAIEPTLVEASRGIGMSAMGTLTKVELPLAVPLILAGVRTALVLNVGTATLATFGGGGGLGDLITSGIQTQRMPVLVLGSVLTVVLALLVDWLASLAELWLTPRGLEEA from the coding sequence ATGACCCCCAGTCATCAGGCTCCCCCCAAGGGATCACGACCGCCCGGAGAGCACGACGTCGGCGGACACGCCTTCCGTGACGAGGAGGCGGAGCCCTCCCCGCCGCAGCCGGCGCCGGCACGGCGGGTCACCTGGCAGAAGCTCGTGCTGGTGCCGGCCGTCTGCGCGGTCGTCCTGGTCGCGACCTACCTGTGGATCTCCCAGGTCGAACTCGACTCGATCGCGAAGAACTCGCTGGCCGGGGACACCGTCGAGGTCCGCTGGTGGCAGCACGTCAGGCTGACCGCGATCTCCACCTTCTGGGTGCTGATCATCGCGATCCCGCTCGGCATCGCCATGACCCGGCGCGGCCTGAGGAAGGCCGCCCCCGGTGTCACGACCCTCGCGAACATCGGACAGGCCACACCCGCGATCGGGCTGCTGGCCCTGCTGGTGATCTGGCTGGGCATCGGCCCGTCGACCGCGATCATCGGCATGGTGATCTACGCGGTGCTGCCGGTCTTCTCCAACACGGTGGCAGGCCTGAACGCCATCGAGCCGACACTCGTCGAGGCCTCCCGGGGCATCGGAATGTCGGCGATGGGCACCCTCACCAAGGTCGAACTGCCCCTCGCGGTCCCGCTGATCCTCGCGGGCGTGCGGACGGCGCTGGTGCTCAACGTGGGCACGGCGACGCTCGCCACCTTCGGGGGCGGCGGCGGACTCGGCGACCTGATCACCTCCGGGATCCAGACGCAGCGCATGCCCGTGCTGGTGCTGGGCTCCGTGCTGACGGTGGTGCTGGCGCTGCTGGTGGACTGGCTGGCGTCGCTGGCCGAACTGTGGCTGACGCCGCGCGGACTGGAGGAAGCGTGA
- a CDS encoding betaine/proline/choline family ABC transporter ATP-binding protein (Members of the family are the ATP-binding subunit of ABC transporters for substrates such as betaine, L-proline or other amino acids, choline, carnitine, etc. The substrate specificity is best determined from the substrate-binding subunit, rather than this subunit, as it interacts with the permease subunit and not with substrate directly.), translating into MPETAIGSTESGPPRPASTSGATIQLENLSKSYPGSPAPAVDEVSMDIKAGETVILVGPSGCGKSTTLKMINRLIEPTSGRIRINDEDVTDMDPVKLRRKIGYAIQSSGLFPHMTVAENIALVPKMTGWSKSGVKDRVEEMLDLVGLDPREFHGRYPRQLSGGQQQRVGVARALAADPPVLLMDEPFGAVDPITRDHLQDELIRLQHELHKTIVFVTHDFDEAIKLGDRIAVLRERSHIAQFDTPEAILTNPTDDFVSGFVGAGAALKRLNLTRVRDVGIADFPTVNVEDPLQSIFNKLRDGRHNELLMLDRRNRPYKWLRRGDLMRAKGSLARAGQLVHDTVTRDATLHDALEAVLTDSGGRVAVTGRRGEFIGVVDMHTLMNSVQELLEADRLAAMEHEHDLEELRVHRTEQEQEGGGSGL; encoded by the coding sequence GTGCCTGAGACCGCGATCGGGTCGACGGAGTCGGGTCCGCCCCGCCCCGCCTCCACCTCCGGCGCCACCATCCAGCTGGAGAACCTCAGCAAGTCCTACCCCGGCAGCCCCGCCCCGGCCGTGGACGAGGTGTCCATGGACATCAAGGCCGGTGAGACCGTCATCCTCGTGGGCCCCTCCGGCTGCGGGAAGTCCACCACCCTCAAGATGATCAACCGCCTGATCGAGCCGACGTCCGGGCGGATCAGGATCAACGACGAGGACGTCACCGACATGGACCCGGTGAAGCTGCGCCGCAAGATCGGTTACGCCATCCAGTCCTCCGGTCTCTTCCCGCACATGACGGTCGCGGAGAACATCGCCCTCGTGCCGAAGATGACCGGCTGGTCGAAGTCCGGGGTGAAGGACCGGGTCGAGGAGATGCTCGACCTGGTCGGGCTGGACCCCCGGGAGTTCCACGGGCGTTATCCGCGCCAGCTCTCCGGAGGCCAGCAGCAGCGCGTGGGAGTGGCACGGGCCCTGGCCGCCGACCCGCCGGTGCTGCTGATGGACGAACCGTTCGGGGCGGTCGACCCGATCACCCGCGACCACCTCCAGGACGAGCTGATCCGGCTCCAGCACGAACTGCACAAGACGATCGTCTTCGTCACCCACGACTTCGACGAGGCCATCAAGCTGGGCGACCGGATCGCGGTGCTCCGGGAGCGTTCGCACATCGCGCAGTTCGACACCCCCGAGGCCATCCTCACCAACCCGACGGACGACTTCGTCTCCGGCTTCGTGGGCGCGGGCGCCGCGCTGAAGCGGCTCAACCTCACCCGTGTGCGGGACGTGGGGATCGCCGACTTCCCCACGGTGAACGTCGAGGACCCGCTCCAGTCGATCTTCAACAAGCTGCGGGACGGCCGGCACAACGAGCTGCTGATGCTGGACCGCCGCAACCGGCCCTACAAGTGGCTTCGGCGCGGCGATCTGATGCGGGCCAAGGGTTCGCTCGCCAGGGCCGGTCAGCTGGTGCACGACACCGTGACCCGGGACGCGACGCTGCACGACGCGCTGGAGGCGGTCCTGACCGACAGCGGCGGGCGGGTCGCGGTGACGGGGCGGCGTGGTGAGTTCATCGGCGTCGTCGACATGCACACCCTGATGAACTCCGTCCAGGAGCTGCTGGAGGCCGACCGCCTCGCCGCCATGGAGCACGAGCACGACCTGGAGGAGCTGCGCGTCCACCGGACGGAGCAGGAGCAGGAGGGCGGTGGCAGCGGGCTATGA
- a CDS encoding ABC transporter permease — protein MNFWEYVGTRHQQLLTDTYQHASAVFQCMVIATLLGVLIGVVSYRSNWGGSLAITSTSAILTIPSLAAIGLLIPLVGLGVPPTVIILTLYGLLPIVRNCIVGLRGVDPSLVDAAKGIGMSRTRRLLKVELPLAWPPILTGIRVSTQMLMGIAAIAAYASGPGLGNEIFGGLASLGSANAINKVLAGTIGIVILALLFDAAYVLLGRLTIPRGIRA, from the coding sequence GTGAACTTCTGGGAGTATGTGGGCACCCGCCACCAGCAACTGCTCACCGACACGTATCAGCACGCCAGCGCCGTATTCCAGTGCATGGTCATCGCCACTCTTCTCGGCGTCCTGATCGGTGTCGTCAGTTATCGGAGCAACTGGGGCGGCTCCCTGGCGATCACGTCCACCTCGGCGATCCTCACCATTCCCTCGCTCGCCGCGATCGGTCTGCTGATCCCCCTGGTCGGCCTGGGAGTCCCGCCCACCGTGATCATCCTGACGCTGTACGGGCTGCTGCCCATCGTCCGTAACTGCATCGTCGGGCTGCGCGGGGTCGACCCGTCGCTCGTCGACGCGGCCAAGGGCATCGGGATGTCCAGGACACGACGGCTCCTCAAGGTCGAACTGCCCCTCGCGTGGCCGCCCATCCTCACCGGCATCCGGGTCTCCACCCAGATGCTGATGGGCATCGCCGCCATCGCCGCCTACGCCTCGGGCCCCGGACTCGGCAACGAGATCTTCGGGGGCCTCGCCTCACTGGGAAGCGCAAACGCCATCAACAAGGTCCTTGCCGGCACGATCGGCATCGTCATCCTCGCTCTGCTCTTCGACGCCGCCTACGTGCTCCTCGGACGGCTCACCATCCCTAGGGGGATCCGTGCCTGA
- a CDS encoding Lrp/AsnC family transcriptional regulator, which translates to MAIDHLDGRLILLLAREPRIGVLEASRRLGVARGTVQARLDRLQSNGVIRGFGPEVDPAALGYPVTAFATLEIKQGQGTDVRAHLSGVPEVLELHTTTGHGDMLCRLVARSNADLQRVIDRVVGFDGIVRASTAIVMENPVPLRIIPLVEQAAEDTD; encoded by the coding sequence ATGGCGATCGATCATCTGGACGGCCGGCTCATCCTGCTGCTGGCCCGCGAGCCCCGTATCGGTGTACTCGAGGCGTCCAGACGTCTCGGGGTGGCGCGCGGGACCGTGCAGGCCCGGCTGGACCGGCTTCAGTCGAATGGCGTCATCCGTGGTTTCGGCCCGGAGGTGGATCCGGCGGCGCTCGGCTACCCCGTCACCGCGTTCGCCACGCTGGAGATCAAGCAGGGCCAAGGCACCGACGTACGGGCCCATTTGAGTGGCGTGCCCGAGGTGCTGGAACTGCACACGACGACCGGTCACGGGGACATGCTCTGCCGCCTCGTCGCCCGGTCGAACGCCGATCTCCAGCGGGTGATCGACCGCGTCGTGGGCTTTGATGGCATCGTCCGGGCCTCCACGGCGATCGTCATGGAAAACCCGGTGCCCCTGCGTATTATCCCGCTGGTTGAGCAGGCTGCAGAGGACACCGACTGA
- the hppD gene encoding 4-hydroxyphenylpyruvate dioxygenase, which translates to MTETVHTTPDTARQADPFPVKGMDAVVFAVGNAKQAAHYYSTAFGMKLVAYSGPENGSRETASYVLTNGSARFVLTSVIKASTEWGTFLADHVHTHGDGVVDLAIEVPDARKAYAYAVEHGATGVTEPYEIKDEHGTVVLAAIATYGKTRHTLVDRSGYDGPYLPGYAAADPIVEPAAKRTFQAVDHCVGNVELGRMNEWVTFYNKVMGFTNMKEFVGDDIATEYSALMSKVVADGTLKVKFPINEPAIAKKKSQIDEYLEFYGGAGVQHIALATNDIVASVRAMRAAGVQFLDTPDSYYDTLGEWAGETRVPVETLRELKILVDRDEDGYLLQIFTKPVQDRPTVFFEMIERHGSMGFGKGNFKALFEAIEREQEKRGNL; encoded by the coding sequence ATGACTGAGACTGTGCACACCACCCCCGACACCGCCCGGCAGGCCGATCCCTTCCCGGTCAAGGGAATGGACGCGGTGGTCTTCGCCGTGGGCAACGCCAAGCAGGCGGCGCACTACTACTCGACCGCCTTCGGCATGAAGCTGGTGGCCTACTCCGGGCCGGAGAACGGCAGCCGCGAGACCGCGAGTTACGTCCTGACCAACGGATCCGCCCGCTTCGTCCTCACCTCCGTCATCAAGGCGTCCACCGAGTGGGGCACCTTCCTCGCCGACCACGTGCACACCCACGGCGACGGTGTGGTCGACCTCGCCATCGAGGTCCCCGACGCCCGGAAGGCGTACGCCTACGCCGTCGAGCACGGAGCGACCGGCGTCACCGAGCCGTACGAGATCAAGGACGAGCACGGCACGGTCGTGCTGGCCGCCATCGCCACGTACGGAAAGACCCGCCACACGCTCGTCGACCGCTCCGGGTACGACGGCCCCTACCTCCCCGGCTACGCCGCCGCCGACCCGATCGTCGAGCCTGCCGCCAAGAGGACCTTCCAGGCCGTCGACCACTGCGTCGGCAACGTCGAGCTCGGCCGGATGAACGAGTGGGTGACCTTCTACAACAAGGTCATGGGCTTCACCAACATGAAGGAGTTCGTGGGCGACGACATCGCCACCGAGTACTCCGCCCTGATGTCGAAGGTCGTCGCCGACGGCACGCTCAAGGTGAAGTTCCCCATCAACGAGCCGGCGATCGCGAAGAAGAAGTCGCAGATCGACGAGTACCTGGAGTTCTACGGCGGCGCGGGCGTCCAGCACATCGCGCTCGCCACGAACGACATCGTCGCCTCCGTGCGCGCCATGAGGGCGGCGGGCGTGCAGTTCCTGGACACCCCGGACTCGTACTACGACACCCTGGGGGAGTGGGCGGGCGAGACCCGGGTCCCCGTGGAGACACTGCGCGAGCTGAAGATCCTCGTCGACCGTGACGAGGACGGCTACCTGCTGCAGATCTTCACCAAGCCGGTCCAGGACCGCCCGACGGTCTTCTTCGAGATGATCGAGCGGCACGGCTCGATGGGCTTCGGCAAGGGCAACTTCAAGGCCCTCTTCGAGGCGATCGAGCGCGAGCAGGAGAAGCGCGGCAACCTCTGA
- a CDS encoding tetratricopeptide repeat protein — MDAKPQQNPEPPYSPLPPQGATSVPPPPAPIRTTLRRAAFGAVAGAVLVAGAVIAVPDDDMAAPPAPGPVARAEAAAAAGSPASLSDLTALIGDRQKWVETHPADAPSWAVLGSAYVEWGRRSADAAYYSRAEQALQRSLAAQPGERGNTEAWVGLGALANARNDFLAAKKWGETVRSRQPKGWTAYPVLIDAYNGLGDYAAAAKATEKYGTLRKGVPALARTSEMYRNQGWREDALATAREAADHAGTAAEKAVALHRLGELAAERGEPAEALAEYDAALRTDRSHLVSLAGRARALAALGRTDEALADYRTVTTKLPRPEYVLELGELFESLDLDGDARTQYTRLRGLLSQARTAGVDESLTEARLEADHGDPEAAVELMRTAWEAQRRSSAVADTLAWSLHRAGRSEEAMQYADQAVGTGVRNASYAYHLGVIESSLGQDGPARGHLEEALRTNPDFSPLAAPLAREALDELGDPAEGGPAQMQPPAPEPSAEPEPSQEPSPEPSPESGAGASPEASEKPSPDGGKGSPEPSASVSPSPRTRDGATAAP, encoded by the coding sequence ATGGATGCCAAGCCGCAGCAGAACCCGGAGCCGCCCTACTCCCCCCTGCCGCCCCAGGGCGCGACGTCCGTCCCACCGCCTCCCGCGCCGATCCGCACCACACTGCGCAGGGCGGCCTTCGGCGCGGTGGCCGGAGCCGTGCTCGTGGCCGGTGCGGTGATCGCCGTACCGGACGACGACATGGCCGCGCCGCCGGCACCGGGGCCCGTGGCACGGGCCGAGGCCGCGGCGGCGGCCGGGTCACCGGCGTCCCTGTCCGATCTGACGGCCCTCATCGGTGACCGGCAGAAGTGGGTGGAGACGCACCCCGCGGACGCCCCGTCCTGGGCGGTGCTGGGCTCGGCGTACGTCGAGTGGGGACGGCGGTCCGCGGACGCGGCGTACTACTCCCGGGCCGAGCAGGCCCTCCAGCGTTCGCTGGCCGCTCAGCCGGGTGAGCGCGGGAACACGGAGGCGTGGGTGGGTCTCGGGGCGCTCGCCAACGCCCGGAACGACTTCCTCGCCGCGAAGAAGTGGGGTGAGACGGTCCGTTCGCGGCAGCCGAAGGGCTGGACGGCGTACCCGGTGCTGATCGACGCCTACAACGGCCTCGGCGACTACGCGGCCGCGGCCAAGGCCACGGAGAAGTACGGCACTCTCCGCAAGGGTGTCCCGGCGCTGGCCAGGACGTCCGAGATGTACCGCAACCAGGGCTGGCGCGAGGACGCCCTGGCCACCGCCCGGGAGGCGGCGGACCACGCGGGCACGGCGGCCGAGAAGGCGGTGGCCCTGCACCGCCTCGGGGAGCTCGCCGCGGAGCGGGGGGAGCCGGCCGAAGCCCTCGCGGAGTACGACGCGGCCCTGCGCACCGACCGGAGCCACCTCGTGTCCCTCGCGGGCCGGGCGCGTGCCCTGGCCGCCCTGGGCCGCACCGACGAGGCCCTGGCCGACTACCGGACCGTGACGACGAAGCTGCCCCGCCCCGAGTACGTGCTCGAACTCGGCGAGCTGTTCGAGTCGCTGGACCTGGACGGCGACGCCCGCACCCAGTACACGAGGCTCCGCGGCCTCCTCTCGCAGGCGAGGACGGCCGGGGTCGACGAGTCCCTGACCGAGGCCCGTCTGGAGGCCGACCACGGCGACCCGGAGGCGGCGGTGGAGCTGATGCGCACCGCGTGGGAGGCGCAGCGCCGCAGTTCGGCAGTGGCGGACACGCTGGCCTGGTCGCTGCACAGGGCGGGCCGGAGCGAGGAGGCCATGCAGTACGCGGACCAGGCGGTGGGGACCGGGGTGCGGAACGCCTCCTACGCCTATCACCTGGGCGTGATCGAGAGTTCCCTCGGCCAGGACGGTCCGGCCCGCGGCCATCTGGAGGAGGCCCTGCGCACGAATCCGGACTTCTCGCCGCTGGCCGCCCCGCTCGCGCGGGAGGCCCTGGACGAGCTGGGTGATCCGGCGGAGGGCGGCCCGGCCCAGATGCAGCCGCCGGCGCCCGAGCCCTCGGCCGAGCCGGAGCCGTCGCAGGAACCGTCGCCGGAGCCGTCGCCGGAGTCCGGGGCGGGGGCCTCGCCCGAAGCTTCGGAGAAGCCCTCGCCGGACGGCGGGAAGGGGAGCCCGGAGCCTTCGGCCTCGGTCTCCCCGTCCCCGCGGACGAGGGACGGGGCCACGGCGGCCCCGTAG
- a CDS encoding FAD-binding oxidoreductase, with amino-acid sequence MDALLERLRAGLPAEALITDPDVTASYAHDMASFCDAGTPAVVVLPRTVEEVQHVMRTATALRVPVVPQGARTGLSGAANASDGCIVLSLVRMDRILEISPVDRIAVVEPGVVNAALSRAVGELGLYYPPDPSSWEMCTIGGNIGTASGGLCCVKYGVTAEYVLGLEVVLADGRLLNTGRRTAKGVAGYDLTRLFVGSEGSLGIVVKAVLALRPRPPQQLVLAAEFPSAAAACDAVCRIMERGHTPSLLELMDRTTVRAVNAMTSMGLPESTEALLLCAFDTPDPAADLAAVGELCKASGATEVVPADDVAESELLLQARRSALPALETVKSATMIDDVCVPRSRLGAMIEGTAAIAEKFALTIGVCAHAGDGNTHPVVCFDHTDPDESRRARASFDEIMALGLELGGTITGEHGVGVLKKEWLARELGEVGLELQRGIKAAFDPLGLLNPGKLF; translated from the coding sequence ATGGACGCACTCCTCGAACGACTGCGCGCGGGTCTTCCCGCCGAGGCCCTGATCACCGATCCGGACGTCACCGCCTCGTACGCCCACGACATGGCGAGCTTCTGCGATGCCGGCACCCCCGCCGTCGTCGTGCTCCCGCGCACGGTCGAGGAGGTCCAGCACGTCATGCGGACCGCCACCGCCCTGCGGGTCCCGGTCGTCCCCCAGGGCGCGAGGACCGGTCTGTCGGGCGCGGCCAACGCCTCCGACGGCTGCATCGTGCTCTCCCTGGTCAGGATGGACCGGATCCTGGAGATCAGCCCGGTCGACCGGATCGCGGTCGTGGAACCGGGCGTCGTCAACGCCGCGCTCTCCCGCGCGGTCGGCGAACTCGGGCTGTACTACCCGCCGGACCCGTCGAGCTGGGAGATGTGCACGATCGGCGGGAACATCGGCACCGCCTCCGGCGGACTGTGCTGCGTGAAGTACGGCGTCACCGCCGAGTACGTCCTGGGCCTGGAGGTCGTCCTGGCCGACGGACGGCTGCTGAACACCGGCCGGCGTACCGCGAAGGGCGTGGCGGGATACGACCTCACCCGGCTCTTCGTCGGCTCCGAGGGCAGCCTCGGCATCGTCGTCAAGGCCGTCCTCGCGCTGCGGCCCCGGCCGCCGCAGCAGCTCGTGCTCGCCGCGGAGTTCCCCTCCGCGGCGGCGGCCTGTGACGCCGTGTGCCGGATCATGGAGCGGGGACACACCCCGTCACTCCTCGAACTGATGGACCGTACGACCGTGCGTGCCGTCAACGCGATGACCTCCATGGGCCTCCCCGAATCCACCGAGGCCCTCCTGCTCTGCGCGTTCGACACGCCCGACCCGGCGGCGGACCTCGCCGCCGTCGGGGAACTCTGCAAGGCGTCCGGAGCCACCGAGGTGGTGCCCGCCGACGACGTCGCCGAGTCCGAACTCCTGCTGCAGGCCCGCCGGTCGGCCCTTCCCGCCCTGGAGACCGTCAAGTCGGCCACGATGATCGACGACGTGTGCGTGCCGCGCTCCCGGCTGGGCGCCATGATCGAGGGAACCGCCGCGATCGCCGAGAAGTTCGCGCTGACCATCGGTGTCTGCGCCCACGCGGGCGACGGCAACACCCACCCCGTCGTCTGTTTCGACCACACGGACCCCGACGAATCCCGCCGGGCCCGCGCGTCCTTCGACGAGATCATGGCGCTGGGCCTCGAACTGGGCGGCACCATCACCGGCGAACACGGGGTCGGTGTACTGAAGAAGGAGTGGCTCGCCCGCGAACTGGGCGAGGTCGGGCTCGAGTTGCAGCGAGGTATCAAGGCCGCCTTCGACCCGCTCGGACTGCTCAATCCCGGCAAGCTGTTCTGA